The nucleotide sequence AAATACGATATTATCAAAAAAATGATCAGCCGCATCAGGGAAAAGCAAAGCGCCTGGGTCTCCTATCGGCGTCCCAGGCCGGGTGATGTCAACCCTTCCAAAAAGCTGGCCTATCTGCGGGCTGTAACCGTAAACGGCGAGCGCTATATAGTGGCTGCGGATTTTTTCCCGCCCAAACCCATCTGGATGAGGTAATCCATGGCCAGACCGAGCTATCTGATATACGGGCGCGATGACAGCCCTTCTTTTCTGATCTGTCTGCTTTCCGGCATCCAGCACACCTTTGTCATGTCCAGCACCCTGATCCTGCCGGTTGTTGTGGTCGGTGAAGTCGGGGGATCGCAGCTGGAGGTCCAGCGGGTGGTGAGCATGACCATGATCGCCATCGGGATAACCACCATGCTGCAAAGCCTCCGGGGACGGATCGGGATGGGTCACCTCTGTCCTTATCTGGCCGGGGTGCCCTATTTTGCCGCTTCCATGCAGGCAGCCTGGGCCGGGGGGGTGTCGATGATGGCGGGCATGTTTGTAATGGCCGGCTTGTTTGAGTCTTTTTTTTCCCGCCTTGTAAAGCGGCTGCGATTTCTTTTTCCCGCAGAGGTGACCGGGGTTGTGGTCATGATGGTGGGCATTGCACTCATCCCCCTGGGAGTGGCCAATTTCATGGGCATCAAAACCGCCGAGGCCCTTTACGAAATCCCGGATATCATGGTCGGGGCCACCACCCTGGCGGTCATGATCGGCCTCAGTGTCTGGGGCACCGGCAGAGTTCGGGTCTATTGCGTATTTATCGGGCTGGTCATCGGTTATCTGGTGGCCTATACAGCGGACGTAATGACAATTTATGACATTAACAAGGTGGCTGCCGCCCGGAGCTTCAAACTGCCCGGCCTGCTGGAAAACGCCTGGCAGTTTGATCCAAACCTGGTTTTTCCCTTTATCATCGCTGCGTTGTGCACGAGCCTGAAAGCCATCGGCGACATGATCACCTGCCAGAAAATCAGCGATGATCAATGGAAACAACCGGATATGACCGGCATTAGCAACGGGCTTCTGGCCGGCGGTATCGGCACCACCCTTGCGGGTATACTGGGCGGGGTGGGCATCAGCACCAGTTCGAGCAATATCGGGGTTTCCGCGGCCACGGGCACCACCAGTCGGAAAATCGGGCTTTTTGCCGGCGGCCTGTTTGTCCTCTTTGCGTGCCTGCCCAAAATCACAGCTGTTTTCTCCGTGATGCCAAAACCGGTGATGGGCGCGGTTCTGATTTTTGTCACATGCTATATGATCACCGCAGGCATTCAGATTTTGCTGACCGTGGAAATGGATACCCAAAAAATATTTGTCATCGGCGCAGCCATTATCTTCGGCTTAAGCGCCGATATTCTGCCGGACCTTTATAACTATATTCCGGCCTGGTTAAAACCCATGTTCAGCTCCTCGCTGACCCTGTCAACCGTGATTGCCATCACCCTCACACAGATTTTTCGGGTCGGCGATTATTTAAAGAGCAAGCTTTCGGCCAAACATTGATGCTCTCGTAAAAAGTCGATTTTCAGATGGCGCCGTAAAAAGTTCAAGATCAAGGCTTGCGCGATTTCGAAGAATGCAGCGTGCTTAGCCGTACGTGAAATTCTGAGAAATCGCGCGTAACGCAGATATTGGACTTTTACGGTGCCATCAAACATTAATCTTCTGCGGCAAAAAGGCATATGCGTATGATTGAGTTAATAACCGCTCTTTTCCCGAACGTCTGCGTCATTATGGTCTTTGCCTATATTCTGACCCGGACCCGGTTTTTCAATGAAATCCTGGAACAGCGCTTTACCCGGCAAAACCGGCTTATCCTGGTCCTGGTCTGCGGGCTGTTTTCCATCTACGGCACCATCGGCGGCATGGAAATTCTTGGGGGCATCGCCAATATTCGCGATCTTGGCCCGGCCATTGCCGGTCTTCTGGCCGGTCCGGTGGTTGGCGTCGCAGCCGGACTCATCGGCGGGTTTCACCGGTTTTTCGTGGGGGGGTTCACTGTGGTGCCCTGTACCGCGGCAACGATTATCGCGGGTTTTCTGGGCGGAGTCGTGTTTCTGCTGCACAAAAAAAAGATCCCCTCTGTTTATGCGGCAGCCGGTTTTGCTGCGGGAATGGAGCTTTTGCACATGGGGCTGGTGCTTTTGCTAAGCCGCCCCTATGACGAGGCGGTTTCCATTGTCCGGGCCATCACCGTTCCCATGATCGTGGCAAACACCACAGGCCTGGGTATTTTTTTCTTTATTGTCACCAATCTTATCTCTGAACTCAAAACCCGCTCTGAAAAAAATATGATCGAAGGCGAACTGCGGGGGGCCCGGGAAATCCAGATGAGCATCGTGCCCCGCATTTACCCGGCTTTCCCGGATCTGGACAAGATCGATTTGTGCGCAAAACTGGTGCCGGCCAAGGAAGTGGGCGGTGACTTATACGATTATTATCTGCTGGATGAAAACAAAAACGAACTGTTTTTCATGGTGGGTGATGTCTCGGATAAGGGGGTACCGGCCTCGCTTTTTATGATCATCACCATGACCCTGTTTAAGGCCAATGCTGCTGCCGGCGCTGATTTGACAAAAATCGTTGAGCGGGTCAACAACCAGTTGGCCGAGGACAACACCTCCAATATGTTTGTGACCCTTTTTTGCGGCGTGATGGACATTGCCAGCGGCGAAATCCGTTATGTCAATGCCGGCCACAACCCGCCGCTGGTCATCCGCCGGGAGCAGCAGCCGGAGTTTGTCGCCTCAACCGGGGATCTGGTCATGGGTGCCATGCCGGGTATTGATTACCATTCAAATACCATGACCCTGCATCCGGGGGATACGCTTTTGATTTACACCGACGGAATTACCGAGGCCTTTAACCCCGCACAGGAACTGTTTTCAGAAAAACGGTTAATCGAGGCCGCCCGGGGTATCAATTCGCTTTCGGCGGGCCGGGGCGTGGATTCCATCCATGACGCAGTAACCCGGTTTGCCGCAGGTGCCACCCAGTCCGACGATTTGACGCTGCTTTTGCTGCGATACAAACCAGAGACCGAACAGGAATGAAAATTTTTCCTTAAGATTTTGTTTGCCCGACCGATACTATTTTATAACCCCGTTTTGATGAAGGAAATGTAAACTTTTTCTTTACAAACAAAAGGTATTATGGAATTTTTGCGAAGCTATTTCCGGTGAATGGCGAAATGCCTGAAATTTAGATTACATAATCGTGCGCAATGGGATTTGATGGACAGTTATTGTTGCCATAAATATTCAACCGGCAGTTTTGGGCGATGCTTTTTTTTTCTGGCCGGCCTGCTGATGCTTTGCTTTGCATGCGGGGCCAAAAGGACCGACCCGCCCCCGGAGGTCAACTGGGATTTCAAAGCCGGCGCGTTTCAAATCACTTACCAGGCCTCGCCGGAGCTCAACGAATACAACAATTCCCCCCATACCTTGATCCTGATGGCCTACCAGTTAAGCGAAGCCTCAGATTTCAAAAATTATATTCAAAGCCCGGACGGCATCAAACGCCTGCTAAACCTCTATGACCCCGACGAGCGAAAAACCGTTTCATTGAAAAACCTGGAAGATCTTCAGCGATTTGTGATTTCCCCGGGTACAAAAAAGACCCTGGTCCTTGACCGGGTCAAAGAGGCCCGTTGGATCGGGCTGGTGGCCGGTTATTTCAACAGCCGGCCGGAATTGTGCAGTGCGGTCCTGCGTATTCCCGTCAAACGAACCGAAGAAGGATTGATCAGAAAAAAAATCAAGGTTGAACCCGCAGATCTGCATATCAACATTGAGCTTGACGCCAACCAGATGCATACAAGCAGGGACGCTTCATGAAGTCACAAAGTCCGTTATACTGGCACCAGGGCCTGTTTTTACAGCCCCATCATTTTCAGCAGTTTGATCAATACCAGCAGTCTTTGCTGCTTCCTCTGAAAGAACAACTCACCCCGCATTTCTGGGGCATTATCGAAAACCGGATCAACAAGGACGCACTGAAAAACCAGACCATGGAAATCAACCGGGCGGATCTGATTTTTCAGGACGGCACCTGGGTGGAATTTCCCGGAAACAGCCTGCTTCAGTCCAGGTCCTTTGACCATGCATGGGTGGAGGCGGACAAGCCTTTTACGGTGTATCTCGGCCTGAGAAAACTCGATCCCAACGCCGCCAATGTGGCGGTTCTGGAGAACAGCGACGCGTTGAGCAGTGCTGCCGCCAGGCTGGTGGCCTTCAGGGAGGCCGGGGAGGTGGGAGACATCTACACGGCCGGCCCCCGGGCAAGTGTTCGGAAGCTCCAGTTTCTGCTGCGTATTTTTTGGGAAAATGAAATCACGGATTTAGACGATTACACCCTTATCCCCATTGCCCAGCTTTGGCGGGAAGGTGAAGATATCCTGCTGTCAAAACAGTTTGTGCCGCCGTGTCTTTCGGTCACCGGTTCTGCCGGCCTTTTTCAAATGATCAAATCTGTCCGGGATCAGATCGCCTCCCGCTGCCGACAGCTCCAGGAATACAAAAGCCCCAAGGAGATGCAGACCTCCAGTTTTGACACCGAATACATGGTTTATTTGCTGGCCCTGCGGTCTTTAAACCGGTATGCCCCGGCTCTGTTTCACCTGCTTGAGGCACCAAGCGTGCATCCCTGGCAGGTATATGCTCTTTTCCGGCAGATTGTCGGAGAGCTAAGCTCCTTTTCCGACCGGATCAACGCCCTTGGCGAGACCGCCAATGACGTCAAGCTGATGCCCGCATATGACCACAACGATTTGACGCGCTGTTTTTCCGATGCCACTACCCTGATCACCGAGCTGTTAAACGACATCATCATCGGCCCGGAACACATTATTCGTCTGGAAAAGGATGATATCGGTTTCAGGGCGGAAATCCCGCCCGAAGCCCTTGACCGGAGAAACGAATTTTACCTGGTGATCCGCAGCAAAACAAAGGAATCAGCCCTGAAAAAAGCACTTACCAATATTGTCAAGATCTGCTCCGTGGATCATATGCCAACTTTGATTTCCAGGGCACTGCCGGGCATTGCTTTGGAGCAGACAAAAATTCCGCCGCCGGGTCTTCCCAGACGGTCAGATTCCCAGTATTTCCGGCTTGATCGGTCCGACGGGCTTTGGCGTTATGTTGAACGCAGTCAAAATATTCAGATTTACTGGGAAAATCCCCCGGATGACCTGTACGCGGAACTCGTTGTCCTGCAGAAGCAGTCCTGACCGGCTGCTGTTCTCCGGTTTGCCAATCAATTCCAATTTTCGGAGTGACGGCCATGAACGAATCAAACCATTCCGCAAGCCCGGCCCGGAAGCCGAACCCGACGGCGGTCCGGCTGATTGACTGCTTTATGGAGATTATTGCCTATACCCTGTACCGGGTGGACTGCGGCAGCGGCGGCCAGACGGATTTCCAGACTGTGCAGGCCGACTATGACGCACTTTTAAAACGCTCGGGCCGTTACGCCCAGCAGGCCAAAATCTCCAGCTCGGACTGGAAAAAGGCCTGTTTCCCGGTCTGCGCCTGGGTGGATGAACAGATCATGTGCTCGGACTGGCCGGAAAAGGGGCAATGGCAGCAAAACCAGCTGCAGCTCAAGTTTTTCCAGACCACCATGGCCGGGCAGGAATTTTTCAGCCGGCTTGAAAAACTCAAGGAAACCGACCGGGAAATCCGGGAGGTCTTCACCTACTGCCTGGCGCTGGGCTACAAGGGCCGGTATTACACGGATGACGATCAGATGCAGCTCTCCGAGATCAAGGTGGAGAATCTGCTGAAATATTTTTCCGAAGACCAGGAGATGAACCTGCCTGAATCGTTGTTTCCTGAGGCCTACCAGGACAGGGCCGGGGCGGGGAAAAGTTTTTCCGGCAGACAGGGGTTGTGGCAGGCCGTGTTGTTTTTCGCACTGCCGCCGGTTGCCGTGATCGGCGCCTATGTTTTCTACTATGAAAGCCTCGGCCGCCTTGTGGAAAAATTGTTTTAACTGCAAAAATCGGATCCGGGACCATGATTCGTAAAATTTTGAAATACTTTTTATACACGCTGCTGCTACTGGCCCTGGCCGCGGGCATTGCATTTCTGGTCATTGCCAAACAATGGCCGTGGTGGGTGGGCGTGGCCATGGGAGCCGGCATTTTAGGTCTCGTGCTCGGTTTTTTCTTTCTCAAAAGATACTTTCTCCAGCGCCGGGAACGCAAGTTCGTCAAGCAGATCATTGCCCAGGATGATGAAGCCATCGGCCAGGCGCCTTTGCATGAACGCCGCCAGCTGCAGGAACTGCAGGACAAATGGAAAAAATCCGTGGACCTGCTGCGCCAGTCCAACCTGAAGAAAGCCGGCAACCCGCTTTATGTGCTGCCCTGGTTTATGGTGATGGGAGAGTCGGGCACCGGCAAGACAACGGCCATTAAAAACGCCAAGGCAAATTCCCCGGTGGCTGAAGTCAACACCGGCATTGGGGGCACCCGGAATTTTGACTGGTGGTTTTTTGACGAAGCCATTGTCCTGGACACGGCCGGGCGATACTCCATCCCCATTGACCAGGAGCCGGACCGGGAGGAATGGGAACGCTTTCTGGGCCTGCTGGCCAGGTACCGGAAAAAAGAGCCGTTAAACGGATTGATTCTCACTGTGGGTGCAGATCAGCTTTTGACCCAGGACGCAGACACCCTGCGGGAAAACGGACTGAATCTGCGCAAACGAATTGATCAGCTCATGCGGGTGTGCGGGGCCAGATTCCCGGTTTATCTCATGGTGACCAAAACCGACCGGGTCCACGGCTTCAACCCTTTCAGCCGGCTTCTGCCCGAAGACCGTCTTAACCAGGCAATGGGCTTTAGCAGCCCGGAGGCCGGACAGTACTGGGAGGACTTTCTGGATTCCGCTCATCGTCATGTGTGCGAGCGGTTAAAGGACTTTCGGCTGCTGATCATCCAGCACGCCACCCGGCCCGATCCCGGCGTGCTCATGTTCCCGGATGAGTTCGAAAAGCTGCATGCTGGTTTAAAAGCCTTTGCCGAAGGCGCGTTTCAGGAAAACCCCTACCAGGAAACCCCCATGCTCACGGGTGTTTACTATTCCAGCGGCACACAGACCGGAGAACCCTGCTCGGAGTTTGTCGAGCAGTTCGGCATTGCGTGCCCGGAGCCGGCACAGGCCCGCAACGGCATTTTTCTCAGGGATTTTTTCAAGCGCATCCTGCCCGCAGACCGCCACCTTTTCCGGCCGATTCTGGAATACCTCAAATGGCGGCGGCTCACCAGGCGGTTCGGCCTGACGGCCTGGGCGCTTTTGTGCCTTTGTCTTCTGGGTATGGTCAGCCTGTCTTACATCAAAAACACGGAGGCTGTAAAAGAAATCGCCCGGCACGCCCAGGCGCCTCCGGATTTTACCGGTGATGCGGCAACCGACGTGCTGATGCTGGATGCCTATGGCCGGCAGCTCGGCGAGATTCGCGAATTTAACCGCAAATGGCGCATTCCCCGCTTTGGCCTGGATCACAGCCTGGAAGTGGAAAACCGGTTCGTGGATCGTTATGTGCAAAGCTTCCGGGATCACTTCTTAACGCCCATGGACAAGCAGCTGGAAAAAAACATCAATCAATTTGATACCAATACCCCGAATGCGGTTGTCGCCGACTATGCGGCCCACATGGCGGGCCGCATACGAGTGCTCAACGATTACCTGGAAGGCCGCAGGCCTGACTCCGAATCCGTGCTCACGGACGTCGCCTCGGAGATCTGGCTGGTCATGGATGAAACTGTCTTAAACGACATCGCCCTGCAGTTCGCCCGCAACTATTACAAGTACCTGGAACTTGCAGACAACCGGCAGGCCATGGCCCGAAAGGTCAAAACCCTTGGCGGGCTTTTTTCAGACCTGCTGAAAATCAGGGCTCCGGGGGAAAACGGTTCAGGGGTGGAGCTCAACTGGCTCACCGCAAAAAAAATGCCGCATGTGTCGCCTGTTTCCATGGATCGTTACTGGGTAGAATTTACAGGTCAGACTGAAAACGACGGCCACGAGTCCATTGCCGCCTATGTGCCCGCGGCCTACACCCGGCAGGGCAAAGAGCGCATTCATGAATTTATCGGTCAGATCCGGCAGATTCTGGATCCGGGCGACGGGCTTGAAACCGCTGAAAAGGCCTTTTGGCAGCGTTATGAAAACGACTATCTGCAGGCATGGGCCAATTTTGCGCTCAGCTTTTCCCGGGCCCCGGATTTTGCCGTATCCGGGGTGCAGCGCAGGAAACTGGCCCAATCCATGAGCACCCCGGACAACCCCTATTTCCGGCTGTTATCCGAGATGGCCGAACAGCTCCGGGTCATAGATGATCCGCCGGCCTGGGCAGCCACTGTCCTGGAAATCGAAAAAGTGCGAAATACCCGTACCGAATCCCGGCAGGAGCAGGCCTCCCTGGTCGACCGGATTCGGGACAAGGGATCTGCGGCAGCGGGTAAAACCCTTTCGGTGACTTCGCCCGAGGCGGCCCGAAAAAGGGAAAAACAGCTGGCTGCCGCTGAGCAGTGGCACAACTATCTCGAAGCCCTGGAAAAGCTGCAGCCGGCTGCAAACCGGATTCAAACCGCTTTTGAGATGGCCGGTGATTTTTTCTCCCCCGGAAACGGGGCTTCGGGGCAAAAATCCGAGTTTCATGCCGCCCAGGATGAATTTTCGGGTTTGCTCCTGCGTCTGGCGGCAAGCAAGGATCCCTCGGTTGCCGGGGCGCTGCTTGAAGGGCCCCTGGATTACATGGCCGATTTCGCCGTCCGGCAGGCCCAGGGCGTGGTGCAGAAAAAATGGGAGTCCATGGTGTTGGCCAACACCCGGGGCATGGATCCCGGCCGGGTTCCCTACGCCATTTTCAAGCGGCCCGACGGCGCGGTCTGGAAGTTTCTTGACGGGCCGGCCAAACCCTTTGTGGAGCAGGGAAAAGAAGGTTTTTATGCTGCCACCGGCCTGAACCGGTCCATGGCTTTTAAAAATGATTTTTTTCTGTTTCTGGACCAGGGGGCCGAAGGCACCGTGGAAGTCGAACCCGAATACAAGGTGCAGATCAGCACCTTGCCGGTGCAGGTCAATGAAGGGGCGGAGAAAAGCCCGTATGCGGTGATGCTGAACCTGTCCTGTGCAGACGGTCAGACGCGGCTCAAAAATTACAATTTTCGCGAAACCCGGTTGTTTACATGGCAGATGAACCAGTGCGGCGACGTGGAACTGACCATCCTGCTGCCGGATACAAAGCTGACATACCGTTATTCTGGTGAAATGGGTTTTGCCCGGTTTCTGCGGGATTTTCGGGACGGGGTAAGAACTTTCACCCCCAAAGATTTTCCAGAGCAATCCCGGCTGCTGAAAAACTGGGATATTTCAAGTATTCGGGTGGCTTACGAAATCCGGGGCGCCGACCCGGTGATCCGGCTGTTGACAGACGTGCCCCGGAAGGTGCCTGAAACCATTATCGCGAAAAGGTAGCGCGGGCAATGCAATGGACACGCTCATTTTGGGGAAAGCATCCCGCTTTTAAAGATTATATCCGGATCAACGCTGATGAGCCCATGGTTTACGCCTTTGTCCAGTGGCTGGACAGATGGTGGCAAAATGCCGGGATTTCCGGGTTTGAAAAAAATTCCGGGACAAGCGCCCGGTTTTGGATCATGTCTGCAAATGCCGTGCACCTTGCCTGCGGCATCATAGCCGCCAGCACCGATGCAGAAGGCCGGCCCGCTCCGGTTTTGTGTGCAATGAAGGGGGTGCTGCCCAAAAGGGCCCGGGGGGCCTGGCAAATGCTGCCTGTCTGGTGCATGGCCCCTTGGCAGGCCATGGCGGATTTTTTGGAACAACGGTTTGACGCATTTGCTGACTTTAAAAATGCATTCGGCCGGATCCCGCAGCCGGACTTTGCCGTACAGCCCGGATGCGCTGAACCCGGGAGTATGGCAGCCATCCGAAAAATCGTACAGCAGAATCTGGCGGCCGGAAAAAACCGATTTATCCGGGAGAAAATGCTTTGCTTTTTTCCGGATGAAGCCGGCAGTATACCGGACTGCGCTGAAAAAGAGGTTTTTTTCTCCTGGATGACCGCAATCCGGGAAGCCGTGGACCTGGGGCCGGGCAGCGCATTTTTTCGAAACACGGGAGGGCGCACGGCCCTGTACCTGTATTACCGCCCCCTGGGGGCGGCGGATTTTTTAAAGGCTTCAGTGGGCAAAACCCGTCACTAAAAATTCAGGCGGATTGTCCGATAACATACAAAAGTGTTTTTTCAGACAAATCAGTCGCAGAGAGCAGGCATGGACATATTATCCCTGGGAAAAACCCCGATCCGTCAAGAGGCCCCGACAGGCGAGGATACCACCTATCTGCCGGAGTTCGAAGAGATTCAGAATGAAATCGACAAACTTTCTGTTGTCTCGGAACAGGCCGGCCAGGTGGACTGGGACCGGGTCCTTGAGCTGGGTGCCGTGCTTCTGGCTGAGAAATCCAAGAATCTTCTTGTGGCCGCCTACATGGCCGAGGCCCTGATCAAAACCCGGCAGTTCGAAGGTCTGCAGCAGGGCACGCAGGTGCTAAAAGACCTGGTGGAAAACTATTGGGACACCCTGTTTCCGCCCAAAAAGCGCAAAAAGGGGCGCATTAACGCCCTGAAATGGTGGTATGACCGTGCGGAAAAATTTATCAACGATTATCAATCCCCGGCTCAGCCCGCCGAGGCCGTTGATGACATCAAAAAGACCCTGTCGGATCTCGACGGCCTGCTTGCTGAAAAAGCAGATGACGCACCGATGCTGCGCCCGTTAATTCAGCATGTGGATAAAATTCCGGTGGAGGCCCGGCAGCCCGAGCCCGAGCCCCAACCCGAACCCGAAATCGAAGCCGAGGCGCAACCCGAAGCCGAAGCCCAACCCCAAACCGCCGGGGCCGCAGCCGAAGCCGGTGGCGGCGACACCGATCAGGAGGCCGCAAAAGAAAAGGTCCGGGATGCCGGAGGGCCGCCTGAGGAAAAACAAGCCCAACAAAAGGCTCCGAAGCCTGCTGAACCAGCGCCCGCACCGCCGGCTCCCCCGGCAATGACCCAGGCTCCGGAATCTGACAGGGATGCAAAAAAGGCCCTGAACGCATCCCTGGACACGCTGGGCCGGCTGGCCCGGTATTATCTCAAAATCAATGACGCCAACCCCATGGCTTACCGGTTAAACCGGATTTACGCCTGGCTGACCGTTGACGCGCTGCCCCTTGTCCAGGAGGAAAACAAGACCCCCCTGCCGCCGCCGGACCCGGCGGTTAAAAGTGCACTGGAGGATCAGCTTGCGGCCGGGGACTGTCAAAACGCTGTGGCCGCAGCCGAAGCCCGCCTCCGGGAGCACCTGTTCTGGCTGGATTTAAACCGCATGGCAGCCCGGGGCCTGGAAGCCCTTGGTGCAAAATATGAACCGGCGCAGGAGATGATCTGCCGGGAGACGGCCATGTTTGTCAAACGGTTGCCCGGCCTTGAAAATCTGGCATTTTCAGACGGCACCCCGTTTTGCGACAGCCAGACCCGGCAATGGCTCAATTCGATTACCGGTGCGGATACCGCTCAACAGGAGGTGCTCTCAGGTCCGGCAGGGCAGGCCGGACCGGAAACCGGCAGCCGGCACCCCGAAATAGAGGCGCAGGCCGGTGAGTTGGTGAAAAGCAAAAAAACGGTCGCGGCCGTGGAACTGCTCCAGGAGCAGCTGGCATCCTGTAGTTCCGGCCGGGATGCCCTGCTGTTTCGCATCAGCCTGTGCCGGGTGCTGATC is from Desulfosalsimonas propionicica and encodes:
- a CDS encoding PP2C family protein-serine/threonine phosphatase — its product is MIELITALFPNVCVIMVFAYILTRTRFFNEILEQRFTRQNRLILVLVCGLFSIYGTIGGMEILGGIANIRDLGPAIAGLLAGPVVGVAAGLIGGFHRFFVGGFTVVPCTAATIIAGFLGGVVFLLHKKKIPSVYAAAGFAAGMELLHMGLVLLLSRPYDEAVSIVRAITVPMIVANTTGLGIFFFIVTNLISELKTRSEKNMIEGELRGAREIQMSIVPRIYPAFPDLDKIDLCAKLVPAKEVGGDLYDYYLLDENKNELFFMVGDVSDKGVPASLFMIITMTLFKANAAAGADLTKIVERVNNQLAEDNTSNMFVTLFCGVMDIASGEIRYVNAGHNPPLVIRREQQPEFVASTGDLVMGAMPGIDYHSNTMTLHPGDTLLIYTDGITEAFNPAQELFSEKRLIEAARGINSLSAGRGVDSIHDAVTRFAAGATQSDDLTLLLLRYKPETEQE
- the tssK gene encoding type VI secretion system baseplate subunit TssK codes for the protein MKSQSPLYWHQGLFLQPHHFQQFDQYQQSLLLPLKEQLTPHFWGIIENRINKDALKNQTMEINRADLIFQDGTWVEFPGNSLLQSRSFDHAWVEADKPFTVYLGLRKLDPNAANVAVLENSDALSSAAARLVAFREAGEVGDIYTAGPRASVRKLQFLLRIFWENEITDLDDYTLIPIAQLWREGEDILLSKQFVPPCLSVTGSAGLFQMIKSVRDQIASRCRQLQEYKSPKEMQTSSFDTEYMVYLLALRSLNRYAPALFHLLEAPSVHPWQVYALFRQIVGELSSFSDRINALGETANDVKLMPAYDHNDLTRCFSDATTLITELLNDIIIGPEHIIRLEKDDIGFRAEIPPEALDRRNEFYLVIRSKTKESALKKALTNIVKICSVDHMPTLISRALPGIALEQTKIPPPGLPRRSDSQYFRLDRSDGLWRYVERSQNIQIYWENPPDDLYAELVVLQKQS
- a CDS encoding TagF domain-containing protein — translated: MQWTRSFWGKHPAFKDYIRINADEPMVYAFVQWLDRWWQNAGISGFEKNSGTSARFWIMSANAVHLACGIIAASTDAEGRPAPVLCAMKGVLPKRARGAWQMLPVWCMAPWQAMADFLEQRFDAFADFKNAFGRIPQPDFAVQPGCAEPGSMAAIRKIVQQNLAAGKNRFIREKMLCFFPDEAGSIPDCAEKEVFFSWMTAIREAVDLGPGSAFFRNTGGRTALYLYYRPLGAADFLKASVGKTRH
- a CDS encoding DotU family type IV/VI secretion system protein, with translation MNESNHSASPARKPNPTAVRLIDCFMEIIAYTLYRVDCGSGGQTDFQTVQADYDALLKRSGRYAQQAKISSSDWKKACFPVCAWVDEQIMCSDWPEKGQWQQNQLQLKFFQTTMAGQEFFSRLEKLKETDREIREVFTYCLALGYKGRYYTDDDQMQLSEIKVENLLKYFSEDQEMNLPESLFPEAYQDRAGAGKSFSGRQGLWQAVLFFALPPVAVIGAYVFYYESLGRLVEKLF
- a CDS encoding type VI secretion lipoprotein TssJ gives rise to the protein MLCFACGAKRTDPPPEVNWDFKAGAFQITYQASPELNEYNNSPHTLILMAYQLSEASDFKNYIQSPDGIKRLLNLYDPDERKTVSLKNLEDLQRFVISPGTKKTLVLDRVKEARWIGLVAGYFNSRPELCSAVLRIPVKRTEEGLIRKKIKVEPADLHINIELDANQMHTSRDAS
- a CDS encoding uracil-xanthine permease family protein: MARPSYLIYGRDDSPSFLICLLSGIQHTFVMSSTLILPVVVVGEVGGSQLEVQRVVSMTMIAIGITTMLQSLRGRIGMGHLCPYLAGVPYFAASMQAAWAGGVSMMAGMFVMAGLFESFFSRLVKRLRFLFPAEVTGVVVMMVGIALIPLGVANFMGIKTAEALYEIPDIMVGATTLAVMIGLSVWGTGRVRVYCVFIGLVIGYLVAYTADVMTIYDINKVAAARSFKLPGLLENAWQFDPNLVFPFIIAALCTSLKAIGDMITCQKISDDQWKQPDMTGISNGLLAGGIGTTLAGILGGVGISTSSSNIGVSAATGTTSRKIGLFAGGLFVLFACLPKITAVFSVMPKPVMGAVLIFVTCYMITAGIQILLTVEMDTQKIFVIGAAIIFGLSADILPDLYNYIPAWLKPMFSSSLTLSTVIAITLTQIFRVGDYLKSKLSAKH
- a CDS encoding type VI secretion protein IcmF/TssM N-terminal domain-containing protein, which translates into the protein MIRKILKYFLYTLLLLALAAGIAFLVIAKQWPWWVGVAMGAGILGLVLGFFFLKRYFLQRRERKFVKQIIAQDDEAIGQAPLHERRQLQELQDKWKKSVDLLRQSNLKKAGNPLYVLPWFMVMGESGTGKTTAIKNAKANSPVAEVNTGIGGTRNFDWWFFDEAIVLDTAGRYSIPIDQEPDREEWERFLGLLARYRKKEPLNGLILTVGADQLLTQDADTLRENGLNLRKRIDQLMRVCGARFPVYLMVTKTDRVHGFNPFSRLLPEDRLNQAMGFSSPEAGQYWEDFLDSAHRHVCERLKDFRLLIIQHATRPDPGVLMFPDEFEKLHAGLKAFAEGAFQENPYQETPMLTGVYYSSGTQTGEPCSEFVEQFGIACPEPAQARNGIFLRDFFKRILPADRHLFRPILEYLKWRRLTRRFGLTAWALLCLCLLGMVSLSYIKNTEAVKEIARHAQAPPDFTGDAATDVLMLDAYGRQLGEIREFNRKWRIPRFGLDHSLEVENRFVDRYVQSFRDHFLTPMDKQLEKNINQFDTNTPNAVVADYAAHMAGRIRVLNDYLEGRRPDSESVLTDVASEIWLVMDETVLNDIALQFARNYYKYLELADNRQAMARKVKTLGGLFSDLLKIRAPGENGSGVELNWLTAKKMPHVSPVSMDRYWVEFTGQTENDGHESIAAYVPAAYTRQGKERIHEFIGQIRQILDPGDGLETAEKAFWQRYENDYLQAWANFALSFSRAPDFAVSGVQRRKLAQSMSTPDNPYFRLLSEMAEQLRVIDDPPAWAATVLEIEKVRNTRTESRQEQASLVDRIRDKGSAAAGKTLSVTSPEAARKREKQLAAAEQWHNYLEALEKLQPAANRIQTAFEMAGDFFSPGNGASGQKSEFHAAQDEFSGLLLRLAASKDPSVAGALLEGPLDYMADFAVRQAQGVVQKKWESMVLANTRGMDPGRVPYAIFKRPDGAVWKFLDGPAKPFVEQGKEGFYAATGLNRSMAFKNDFFLFLDQGAEGTVEVEPEYKVQISTLPVQVNEGAEKSPYAVMLNLSCADGQTRLKNYNFRETRLFTWQMNQCGDVELTILLPDTKLTYRYSGEMGFARFLRDFRDGVRTFTPKDFPEQSRLLKNWDISSIRVAYEIRGADPVIRLLTDVPRKVPETIIAKR